From a single Andrena cerasifolii isolate SP2316 chromosome 8, iyAndCera1_principal, whole genome shotgun sequence genomic region:
- the LOC143372416 gene encoding uncharacterized protein LOC143372416, with protein MLQTGEYATVPTATEHQDSEHVKVVTAAPIRVPTFWPQKVSLWFRQLEAQFVIARITKDETKFGYVVAQLDGKYAEEVEDIICNPPDTKKYEAIKTELIKRLSDSDTTRVRKLLETEEIGDRTPTQFWRHLKELAGSAVKEDFLTEMWKSRLPSKTQLVLAATSDKDGAKLAEIADRIHEIPGERGKIASTSHTSEMDLLREELRQMRLQLNAVVNGQRRPRGRLQSKNRRGKRSPSNNRQQQDNMPRDLCWYHYNFADKAAKCVSPCKWTGPKPENQ; from the coding sequence TGCGACTGTCCCGACTGCTACGGAACATCAAGATTCCGAGCATGTCAAGGTTGTTACGGCTGCTCCCATTCGGGTTCCTACCTTTTGGCCCCAGAAAGTGTCGCTATGGTTTCGTCAATTGGAGGCGCAATTCGTCATTGCGCGGATAACCAAGGACGAGACGAAATTTGGGTACGTGGTGGCACAACTCGACGGGAAGTATGCCGAAGAAGTCGAGGACATAATTTGTAATCCACCCGACACTAAGAAATACGAAGCCATCAAAACCGAACTGATAAAACGCTTGTCAGATTCGGATACAACACGCGTCAGGAAATTATTGGAGACGGAGGAGATCGGCGATCGGACGCCCACTCAATTTTGGCGTCACCTGAAGGAGTTAGCAGGCTCGGCAGTAAAGGAAGACTTTTTGACCGAGATGTGGAAGAGTCGTCTCCCAAGTAAGACTCAGCTCGTTTTGGCGGCGACGTCCGATAAGGACGGGGCGAAATTAGCCGAAATAGCTGACCGGATTCATGAGATACCGGGTGAAAGAGGAAAGATCGCTTCCACCTCGCATACCTCGGAGATGGACCTGCTTCGTGAAGAACTGCGGCAAATGCGGTTGCAGTTAAATGCAGTTGTAAATGGGCAAAGGAGACCGCGAGGGCGATTGCAGTCCAAGAACCGACGGGGGAAGAGATCTCCTAGCAATAATCGCCaacaacaggacaacatgccgcggGATTTATGTTGGTACCACTACAATTTCGCCGACAAAGCGGCGAAGTGCGTTTCCCCTTGCAAGTGGACCGGACCCAAGCCGGAAAACCAATAG